The candidate division TA06 bacterium genomic sequence GATTCAATTCCGTATGATATTACCATGGCCCACCAGATTCCGGTGACACCCATCCCGTAGACCTCTGAAAGATAATAGCCCAACCCAACCAGCACCGCAAGCTTGGTCAGACCTGCGTACATAGGCGGCAGCGTATATCCTGACCCGCGAAATGCGCCAGTCATACTCACTGTCAAACCGATGAAGAAGAGATACAGAGATGCGATCTTGATGTATTCCATACCTGTCTGGATTACATCTATGTGCGGAGTGAATATTCCGACCAGGGTTCTGGCATTGAAGAAGAAGGCAAGCCCTAGAACGATCATAATCGCTGAGCAGACCCCCATCGATTGGAAAGCTATCTTCTCCACCCTCCTCTTCTTCTTCGCTCCGAGATTCTGTCCCACCAGCGTAGTGGTAGCAATCCCGATCCCCACAACCGGAAGACTTGCTATCTGAAGGACCCTTATCCCTATTCCCAGAGCCGCAAGCGCCTCTGCGCCAAATCTGGCTACAAGTCTGAAAACGGCCAGCCCGCTGAGGGCCATGAGGCCATACGAGATACCCAGTGGTACGCCGATGGCAAGGAGGCTCCCTGCCACTCTTCCGTCAAGCGGCCAGGCTTCTTTCATCCTCAGCTTCAGACCCGATTTGCCCCCCAGCAGAATCACGAAACCGAATATCAGGCCAACGAACTTGGCTATCATAGTAGCATAGGCGGCTCCCTGGACCCCCATACGCGGGAACGGACCTATGCCCAGTATCATGAACGGATCCAGAACCATGTTTAGGATCGTGGAGACGAGCATAATCATCATCGGTGTTTTCATGTCGCCGGCACCCCGGAACGCAAAATTGATGCTGAAGGTGAGAAGCTGGAAACCAAATCCAATGGAGACAATTCTCAGATACTGAGTCCCCATGTCCAGCACCTCTTTCTGCGCGCCCAGAATCCTCATAATCGGATGCGAGAATGTGACTCCCGCGAATGCAACTCCCACTGCCATTATCGCTGAAAGAAAAACCGACTGACCAAGTATATGCTCAACCTTCTCGTACTGCTTTGCCCCATATGCACGGGCTATTAAAGCAACCGTCCCACCGCCCAGAGTTTGACCAATGGCCAGTATAATGAAGAAAACGACACCGGCGAGGGAAACCGCGGCGATGGCAGAGGATCCAACCCTTCCAACCCAGAATATGTCAACTAAATTGTAGCTAGTATGCATGGCCATGGCGAGCACAACCGGCCATGAAAGAAGAAACATGTGTTTTACCAGGCTACCCTTTGTGATGTCCGGCTGTTGTGTATCTAAGGTTGGAGTCATATCATGCATATCCACAAGCCCTCATTATTGACTCCCATATATGCCATAACTCGCAGCTTAATACAAGGACGAAGGACTGACGACCTTTGTCCTTTCAGAAAACGAAATAGGCCCAGCCCGGCGGCGGCGGGATGGGGGATATTTCGTCCTGAGCGACGTGCTGAGCATCGTCGAAGCACGAAGTCGAAGGATCTGCTTGTGCCAGATTGCTTCGCTATCGCTCGCGATGACACTCCCTTCTTCTATTGTTGCGAGTCCGACGCCAAGTCCCACGCGAAGCCCGGCGGAGCTAGGGACAGCAGAGTCGGGGAGCCACGGAGGGTGAAGTGGGGTAGCTAGGAAGAGCGAAGGCGGGCGATGCAATCTCAGCGTAAAGACCACCAACCTGAAACCAACGGTTTTGCACTTTGCACTTCGTACCTCCTACTTACCTGCGCAGTTGATGCCTGGTGGAGTTGGTGTCGCACCACCTTGCATAGGCCCGCTTTTCTGTGTATGATGTCAGTCCGGCAGGTTCAAAACTGGAGGACAAAATGAAATACAGGAAACTGGGTAACACCGACATCGAGGTTCCCGTTGTGATTTTTGGAGCATGGGCAATCGGCGGCTGGTACTGGGGAGGGGCCGACGACAAGGTCTCCACCGCAGCCATTGAGAAGGCGCTTGATGTCGGCATGAACTGCTTTGATACAGCTCCTGGATATGGCAATGGGCACAGCGAGAAGGTCCTCGGAAAAGCGCTAAAAGGAAAGCGTAATGAGGCTGTCATCGCTACAAAATGCGGACTGAGATGGGATAACAGCGAAGGACACTTCTTCTTCGAGGCCACTGATTCATCCGGTAACGTCCGCAGGATATACAGAAACCTCTCCAGGGATTCCATTATATACGAATGCGAACAGAGCCTCAAACGTCTTGAAACAGATGTCATCGATCTATACCAGTGCCACTGGCCAGATGAGACAACGCCACTCGAAGAAACGATGGAGGCTCTCATCAAGCTAAGGAAGGAGGGGAAGATCCGGGCAATAGGAGTGAGCAACTTCACAACCGAAATGATGGAAGAGTGCCTGAAGTTTGGCGACATTGCGAGCGATCAGCCCAAGTACAACCTTCTCCGCAGAGACATCGAGAAAGATGTACTCCCGTTTTGCAGAGAACATAACATAGGTGTCATATCATACGGTCCAATAGCACAGGGCCTCCTCACCGGCAAGGTGACCGTGGACCGCAAGTTTCACAAGGATGACCTGAGGGAGAAATTTCAGGTTTGGTTCAAGCCTGTTAACAGAAAGCGTGTCGTTGATATCCTGCCAAACATGAAGCCAGTCGCTGACAAATATGGTGTGACGTTAGCTCAACTTGCCATCAACTGGGTCATTGGAGAACCGGGTATCACGAGTGCGATAGCCGGCGCAAGAAACCCGGAGCAGGTTGCTGAAAATGCAAAGGCAGGTGATTTTGAACTGAGCCAGGAGGATAGAGCCCTGCTCAGGAAGGAGTTTGAGGCACTCGGACCGCCGCTGGAGTAATTCAGTCTTTTATCTCTATGAGCACACCATCCAGGCCCTTAATAAAATAGACTGGATGGTCTTCCCGCCAAACCTCTATCACTTCCGCGCCTTTGGCTTTTGCCTGAGCACAAAATCCTTTTTTGTCGCCAACTGATAGCGAGAAATGATTAATCCCAGATTTAGTCCGGCCAGCGGCATCGAATATCTCCACTCTGACCTCACTCCCACCATACACTTGGATCTTGCATGGCTCTTCAGTTCCAAAAATAGCCCGCATTATCTCTGCCGGCGCCTCGTATTCTCTCTCCTTCTCGAGACCCAATACGTTCCTGCAGAATTCTCCTGCCGCCCCAATGTTCGGCGTCCATATTCCGATGTGGTGCACTTTCATGTTCTGCTCCTTCTTCAGGGCTTCCCCCTCTTTGCGAAATCCCCAACGGGCTCAATATGAATAGTGATGTCTTCAATCTCTGGAAATTTCTCCAACACATTCTTCTTCACTTCCTCGGCAATTCTGTGCCCCTCTTCCACTGTAACTGAGCCCAACACCTCAACGTGAGCTTCTGCCAGAATTTTTGAACCCAGGTATCGAGCTCTGATCTCATGGACAGATATTATTCCATCTGTGGATCTCATGACCTGTTCCAAAGCCTCCTGAACCTCAATGGGGGGAGCGGTATCTATCAACTGCATGAGAGATGGACGAGCTATTCTATATGCAGCATAGATTATAAATATGGAAACAACTATGGCCGCAAGGCTGTCAATGAACCACCAGGCGGGGATCACGATAGCAGCCAGCACGGCGAGTGCCACCGGAATAGAAGATAACGCGTCGGATCGATGATGCCAGGCATTTGCCACCACTGCCAGGCTCTTCATCCCCGTCCCCACCCTTTTCGTCCATCGGAAGAGAACCTCTTTGGCAACAATGGCGGCGATTGCCGCATAGAGAGCAACCAGCCCTGGCACCGATTCGTGTCTGCGCCAAACATCAGTAGATGCCCTGTAAGTAATAAGAATTCCAGCACCGAAAAGCAGCAATGCCAGAACAAGTGTAGTCAAGGTTTCTATGCGTTCATGCCCGTATGGGTGATCCCTATCCTTTGGCTTCGCCCAGAACAGGAGGCCAATCAGAATCATCAGATCTGAGATCATGTCAGAACCGCTGTGGACTCCATCAGCAACCACAGCATCACTTCGGCCAATGATTCCAGCAGAGATCTTGGCCGCAATCAGGACAAGATTGACGAAAAGACCTACCAGCGTGACCCTTCTCGTTTCTCGCTTTCTTTTCTCTGCTGTGTCCATCGGTCTGTCAAGCCATAAGCTCAGGCCAACAGTTTATCCTGGCCGCTGCTCACTTTCCCCTTTCATATGAACTGTTCTGATGGGAAATGGAATCTCGATACCTTCTTTCATGTAGCGTTCGTGCAATCTTTTTATGAACTCGTGTTTGACGAGATACTGATCGGTGTACTCATTGGCCCGCAATATCACCGAGAAGTTAATGCTGGAATCACCAAAAGTATGGTACCGGATAAACGGCTCGTGTCCTGCTACGCCGCCTTTCACTTCTTTCATGACCTCTTTGGCCACATCTATGGTTACCCTTTCGACCTCCTTCAGGTCACTGTCATAACTGATCCCAACCTGAATGAGCACTGACATCTGTTTTTGAGGCTGATAGTAGTTGGTTACTATGGTGGAAGCCAGCTTGGAATTGGGAACTATGATCATATTGTTGGGCAGGGCCCTGATGGTTGTGTTCCTCCATGTCACATCCGTAACATACCCCTTCTCCCCTGAATCCAGCTCTACGTAGTCCCCTGGCTTGACCTGTCTTGAAGCAATTACAAAGATACCAGAAAAGAGATTGGCTAACGTATCCTGAAGAGCAAGAGCAACGGCAAGTCCGCCAATTCCAAAAGCGGTGAGCATGGGGGTAATGGAAATGCCCAAGGACTGAAGTATGATCAGTATGCCCACAGCAAATATGAGAACCTTGGTGAAAATGGTGAGTATCGATGTCGACGGTAAAGCGCCTTCTGCTGTCTGGGAATACAGATTAAGGAGACCAACCGCCACCTTCGCGAATACTGCTGTTCCTGAAAGTATGACCAGGATGAGCAGAACCTTCTGAACGGTACCGAGCACGGTCGCGCTCATAGGCACATTGAGAACTGCTCCATAAACCCCTGCAAGGGTAAACCAAAGAATGACCACACCACCAAAAGCTGAGATCAATATCTCGTCGCCTCCCCATTTTGTCCGCGCGGCAATTCTTCTTAATCTGTCCCAGATCAATTTCTGCACTACCAGTCCGACCAAAAAGCCGCCCAATATAAAAGCCAGCGGCAGAATCACCTGCATTGGTAGATTCATTCTCCCCTCCTTCGTACACAAGGTGTTTCTTCTGCAATTTTTGTGAAAAAACTTTACATCCCTGCGGCCTATTGGCTATGATAATACAGGATAGCTAATCTGTTGTCGAGACAAACTGAGACAAGAGTTAGCTGCCCGCAAACATAAAGACCTTGGGAGGAGGAAACATGGAGCAGAAGGGGGTTATATTCACAAGAAGAGCTTCAGACCCTGACCAGCCAAACTTAACAGCCCGGGGAAAGCCACTCACTTCCCTGCCTCAGGACCCATCAACATCCTCTGAAGGCTGGAATTTGATTTGATGAATGCAGTAATACGCTGAAGCAATACAGACAACGATCAGTATCAGACCCACCACTAGCTTGGGTATGCTGTCCAAGAACCATAGTTCCACATTGCCTGGGAGGAGCATTTTTGCCTGAGGAATGATTTCAGATTTTCCGAAATAATCTACGGTCTTGGGTGTGCCGCCAAAATACTCATCTATGGCTCCTATTTGGGGCGGAAGCAATACAGCTATTAATTGAATGATAACTCCAGCTGTCAGCAGTGCATAAGTTAGAACCTTCTTCCATTTCACTCCATTGATGAAGAGACAGACAGGCAACAACAAGAATGGTATAATGGGCACAAGAAAACGCGGTCCCCAGGATGCAGGGGAACTCCAGAAACTGAACTTGCTATAGAAGGCTAGATAGGCAAAGATTATTCCCAATAAGAGCACCGCTTCAACTCTGTACCTCTGAATAAACTTTTTTGCACCAAAAAGACCAAGAACCAGTGGTGGTGAAAAGACAAAGATGCTTTTGTTCAAACCGACAAGCATAGCAGGCAAGCTGATATAAGGTTTGCCTCTGAAGCTGAACCTCAAAAATGCCTGATGTTTGGCCCCCATGTTCAGAGGTGAACCAAAACGATACCAGTTCCAGCCCATCTGTAGAAGAAAGAACAACGCAAATGAGGAAACTAACAGTCCTACCGCACCTGGGATCCTTTTCTTTTCTCGCCAGTGGATCAGAACCAAATACAGTATGAACCAAGGGACAGAGATGATGCTGACATATCGGGTTATGAAGGAATATCCAAGCAGAGCTCCGGCGAATAACAAGAATTTCGGCTTCGAATGCTTCTTGTATAAGAAAACACAGTAGAAAGCACTGAATAGACACAGGGTCACAATGGGCTGCGTCCAGAAGGTACTCGAGTAGGGCCAGAGAATTGTGCCTATCCCCAAAAGAGCAGACGCGAAGAAGGCACTCCCAACCCCACCCTCTATTCTCAGACAGAAGTTGAAGAAAATCAGAAGGGTAAGCGCCATTACAAACGGATTGACCAGAGCTGTAAAGAAAGCCGAAGGCAATTTTCTCAAGTAGAGGAGATTCAGTTTCGGTGCGGACTCCCCTATTTTTGACTCATATGCACTAACATCGACTGCTCTTTCTATGATGTTACCGACCAGAGCGAAGGGAAGGGCCGCAATGGAAAGCCCATCGCCCAACGTCAGGTAGAGCTTACCGTCTCTCCCCTCGGCCATGAAAACTCTTAACCACCTCTGTTTGGCAAAGTCATATTTTCCTTCGGGCATAGTGAGACGGCCCCTCTTGATAATGTTCTGGATTCTCTCATAGTGAAAAACATTGTCTCCTGTGCATATCCCTTTCAGCGTTAGGACGTAGAGTGTAAGAAACAACAGGAACAAAGCGATCTGGTATTTTCTGTTTGGATATGCTGACATGTGCACCCTGTGATTCATAAATTTGACAGCGTGTTGGTGAGATGTACAAACTCCTCCACAGAAAGTGTTTCAGCTCTTCTCGTCAGGTCAATTCCGGAAGTCTTCTCCAGTGCAGACATCTTCTCAGCTTCAAGTTTCAGATACGAAGCGAGCGAATTCCTCAGCATCTTTCTTCGCTGTGAGAAACCACCTCTCACCACCCTCTGGAATAGTCCTTCATCAGAAGCCACGAAGGGCGGCTCATCAAACATGGTAAGTTTGATGGTTGATGAGTTCACTTTGGGTCTTGGGAAGAAGGACTGACTACCTATGTTGAACAAGGGTTCTCTTCCTGCCCAATAAGCCACCATCACCGTGAGAATACCGTATTCAGAACTACTAGGCGAAGCCAGAATTCTACTGGCCACCTCTTCCTGCACGGTGAGTACGGCCGTCTCAATCGAATGCCGAAGTGATAGCATCTTCGATACGGCCGGTTTACTTATGCTGTACGGAAGGTTGGAGACTACTCTGAACCTCCCTCCGTAGCAGGAAAGTTCTTCAATATCCAGGCCGAGGAAGTCTGCATTTATCAGGACGAAGTTGGGCGCCTCCTCGAACCTCTTGCTCAGGAACTTGCACAGCCTCTTGTCAACCTCGATGCCGACTACCAATTCTGCTCTTTCGAGAAGATACGCTGTCAGTATTCCCAGCCCTGAGCCAATCTCCACCACAGTTTGAGAGTCAACCCCTGAAGCATCAACAATCTTCTTGGCCACGTTTTCATCAACCAAGAAGTTCTGGCCGGTGCTTCTCCTTGGTTGGATTGAGCAAAGCTTCAGAATCCTTTTGACTTCTTGTACGGTCATTTGAATAGCACTATGCTTCGAAGAGCCTGAAAAATGTCCTTGCGTTGCGGCGGGATACTGCGGCAGAATCCTCAAGGCTTATGCCCAGCACCGCAGCAAGCTTCTCGCAGATTATCCTCAGGTTTGCAGGTTCATTCCTCCCCTTCTTTGGTCTTGGTGTCAGGTAAGGACAGTCTGTCTCTATGAGTATGTCCTGCCTGGGAGCCAATTCTGCAATTGATACAAGGCGGGAACTCCCATAAGTTAGAGAACCACCAAACCCCAGTTTGAACCCAAGCTTCAGAAAGGCGTCCGCCTGTTCGACGGAGCCAGAGAAACAGTGCATCACTCCATCTCCGCGCCCCCACTCTTTCAGGATTTCAATGGCATCTGCGTGAGCTTCTCTCACGTGGATGATAACCGGAAGGCCCACACTTTTCGCCACTTCCAGCTGTTCAATGAATGCCTTCTTCTGTACATCTCTCGGTGATAGATCCCTGTAGTATTCGAGGCCCATCTCACCAACGGCAACTACCCTCTCATGGTCGGCCATCTCCTCTATCTGCTTGGCTGCGCTCTTGTTCAATGTTGATGCGTCATGCGGGTGAACACCCACTGCCGCATACATGAAGTCGTACTCTTCGGCAAGCTTGATCGCTTCCCTGCTCGACTCCAGGTCGTAACCCACATTGATAATCTCAGAAATCCCTGAGTCCAGGGCATTCTCAATCACCTTGTCCCTGTCCTTTCGGAACTGTTCGTGCTGTAGATGTGCGTGCGTATCTAGAAACAACATTTTCTTGTCAGTGGACTTTGGTTCCTGCCCCTATCTTTCTGTCGGGCACAAGTAATACCACATTGTCGCCTTCCTCGGCCGCGAGAAGCATACCATGGGATTCGACACCCCTTATCGTGGCTGGCTTGAGGTTCACGATGACCACTATGTCCTTGTTTTTTAGGTCATCGACGGAATACCACTGGGCTATACCGGCAACGATCTGCCTGGTCTCCCCGCCAATGTCGACTTTCATCTTTATGAGATTTTTCGCCCCCTCTACTTTCTCCACCTCAACCACATGAGCCACCCTCAAGTCCATACGACTGAACTCATCAATCGTTACCTGTTCCACCTTCTCCCCTCCCTTTCCAAGTTTATTTCTTTCCAGTTCAATTGTCTTGTCATCGACCTTTGGAAAAAGTATTTCCAGCTTTCCAATGGTCATACCGGACTCTATCCGCGAACTGTCGTCCCAGCCCTGTCTTCTTAAACCGAGCATCCTTCGTATCTTTTCTGATGTGAAGGGCATGAAAGGCTCTGCCAGCAGGCCCAGGGTCTCTACAGCCTTTGCGCAAACATACATCGTAGCTGCGCAGTCCTTGTTGTTGGTAATTCTCGTCGCCCAGGGCTGCTTGGAGTCAAAGTACCGGTTTGCATCCTTTGCCAGATTCATAACGCGCTGAAGCGCTCTTTTGGCTTCAAACCTCTCCAGCAGGTCACCAACGTGCTTCTTCTCGCTGTCCAGCCTGTTAAGAAACTTCTCTTCTTCTCCTGAGATGGCACTAGCTTCTGGAATTCTGGAAGAGAAGTACTTCTCTATGAATGCGAAAGAACGGTTAACAAAATTCCCAAATATGTCGGCGAGCTCATTGTTGTTTCTCCGCTGGAAGTCGGCCCAGGTGAAATCTGAATCTCTGGTTTCTGGCGCGTTTGCGGCAAGACAGTACCTCAGCGGGTCTGGCTCAAAGTTCTCTAGATACTCAGGCAGCCACACTGCCCAGTCCCTGCTCGTAGAAATCTTATCGCCTTCTATGTTCAAAAACTCATTCGCCGGCACTTCAGTTGGGAGTATGAAATCGGAGTAGGCCATCAACATGGCTGGCCACACAATGGCGTGGAATACAATATTGTCCTTCCCAATGAAGTGAACCAGTTTTGTACCTTCATCGCACCAGTACTTCTTCCACAGATCTGGCTCACCTCTCCTTCTGGCCCACTCTATGGTGGAAGAGATATATCCTACAGGGGCATCAAACCAGACATAGAGGACCTTTCCCTTTGCGTTCTCTAGAGGAACCGGCACTCCCCAGGACAGATCGCGGGTGATAGCCCTGTCTTCCAACCCCTCACTGAACCAACCCTCGCAGAATCTCCTGACATTATCCTTCCAGTGCTTCTTAGTTGCTATCCAAGTTTCTAGCCTGTCCTGGAGTTCGCCCAATTTGAAAAACCAGTGTTTTGTTTCCTTTGCCTGTGGAGTGTTCCCGCATGTGGCGCACCTTGGATTTATGAGCACTGAGGGCTCCAGCCACTTTCCACAAATCTCGCAAGCGTCCCCTCTTGCCTCCTCAAAGTGGCAGTAGGGACACTCACCGTTAACGTATCTGTCCGCGAGAAATCTCTTGCAGTGGGTACA encodes the following:
- a CDS encoding MATE family efflux transporter; translation: MHDMTPTLDTQQPDITKGSLVKHMFLLSWPVVLAMAMHTSYNLVDIFWVGRVGSSAIAAVSLAGVVFFIILAIGQTLGGGTVALIARAYGAKQYEKVEHILGQSVFLSAIMAVGVAFAGVTFSHPIMRILGAQKEVLDMGTQYLRIVSIGFGFQLLTFSINFAFRGAGDMKTPMMIMLVSTILNMVLDPFMILGIGPFPRMGVQGAAYATMIAKFVGLIFGFVILLGGKSGLKLRMKEAWPLDGRVAGSLLAIGVPLGISYGLMALSGLAVFRLVARFGAEALAALGIGIRVLQIASLPVVGIGIATTTLVGQNLGAKKKRRVEKIAFQSMGVCSAIMIVLGLAFFFNARTLVGIFTPHIDVIQTGMEYIKIASLYLFFIGLTVSMTGAFRGSGYTLPPMYAGLTKLAVLVGLGYYLSEVYGMGVTGIWWAMVISYGIESAILGAWFSRGTWKVKRIAILEEKEPAMA
- a CDS encoding aldo/keto reductase; its protein translation is MKYRKLGNTDIEVPVVIFGAWAIGGWYWGGADDKVSTAAIEKALDVGMNCFDTAPGYGNGHSEKVLGKALKGKRNEAVIATKCGLRWDNSEGHFFFEATDSSGNVRRIYRNLSRDSIIYECEQSLKRLETDVIDLYQCHWPDETTPLEETMEALIKLRKEGKIRAIGVSNFTTEMMEECLKFGDIASDQPKYNLLRRDIEKDVLPFCREHNIGVISYGPIAQGLLTGKVTVDRKFHKDDLREKFQVWFKPVNRKRVVDILPNMKPVADKYGVTLAQLAINWVIGEPGITSAIAGARNPEQVAENAKAGDFELSQEDRALLRKEFEALGPPLE
- a CDS encoding cation transporter, giving the protein MDTAEKRKRETRRVTLVGLFVNLVLIAAKISAGIIGRSDAVVADGVHSGSDMISDLMILIGLLFWAKPKDRDHPYGHERIETLTTLVLALLLFGAGILITYRASTDVWRRHESVPGLVALYAAIAAIVAKEVLFRWTKRVGTGMKSLAVVANAWHHRSDALSSIPVALAVLAAIVIPAWWFIDSLAAIVVSIFIIYAAYRIARPSLMQLIDTAPPIEVQEALEQVMRSTDGIISVHEIRARYLGSKILAEAHVEVLGSVTVEEGHRIAEEVKKNVLEKFPEIEDITIHIEPVGDFAKRGKP
- a CDS encoding mechanosensitive ion channel family protein; its protein translation is MNLPMQVILPLAFILGGFLVGLVVQKLIWDRLRRIAARTKWGGDEILISAFGGVVILWFTLAGVYGAVLNVPMSATVLGTVQKVLLILVILSGTAVFAKVAVGLLNLYSQTAEGALPSTSILTIFTKVLIFAVGILIILQSLGISITPMLTAFGIGGLAVALALQDTLANLFSGIFVIASRQVKPGDYVELDSGEKGYVTDVTWRNTTIRALPNNMIIVPNSKLASTIVTNYYQPQKQMSVLIQVGISYDSDLKEVERVTIDVAKEVMKEVKGGVAGHEPFIRYHTFGDSSINFSVILRANEYTDQYLVKHEFIKRLHERYMKEGIEIPFPIRTVHMKGESEQRPG
- the rsmA gene encoding ribosomal RNA small subunit methyltransferase A, which codes for MTVQEVKRILKLCSIQPRRSTGQNFLVDENVAKKIVDASGVDSQTVVEIGSGLGILTAYLLERAELVVGIEVDKRLCKFLSKRFEEAPNFVLINADFLGLDIEELSCYGGRFRVVSNLPYSISKPAVSKMLSLRHSIETAVLTVQEEVASRILASPSSSEYGILTVMVAYWAGREPLFNIGSQSFFPRPKVNSSTIKLTMFDEPPFVASDEGLFQRVVRGGFSQRRKMLRNSLASYLKLEAEKMSALEKTSGIDLTRRAETLSVEEFVHLTNTLSNL
- a CDS encoding TatD family deoxyribonuclease, which produces MFLDTHAHLQHEQFRKDRDKVIENALDSGISEIINVGYDLESSREAIKLAEEYDFMYAAVGVHPHDASTLNKSAAKQIEEMADHERVVAVGEMGLEYYRDLSPRDVQKKAFIEQLEVAKSVGLPVIIHVREAHADAIEILKEWGRGDGVMHCFSGSVEQADAFLKLGFKLGFGGSLTYGSSRLVSIAELAPRQDILIETDCPYLTPRPKKGRNEPANLRIICEKLAAVLGISLEDSAAVSRRNARTFFRLFEA
- the metG gene encoding methionine--tRNA ligase, with translation MVPSQEEARNRQRVDHERILVTSALPYANGPIHLGHLAGAYLPADIYVRYQRLKRRDVVYICGTDEHGVPITIRAEAEGVSPKEIVDRYYVNIKESFAKLGISFDNFSRTTLPLHYEVAQDFFSKILKKGYIVEKTITQFYCTHCKRFLADRYVNGECPYCHFEEARGDACEICGKWLEPSVLINPRCATCGNTPQAKETKHWFFKLGELQDRLETWIATKKHWKDNVRRFCEGWFSEGLEDRAITRDLSWGVPVPLENAKGKVLYVWFDAPVGYISSTIEWARRRGEPDLWKKYWCDEGTKLVHFIGKDNIVFHAIVWPAMLMAYSDFILPTEVPANEFLNIEGDKISTSRDWAVWLPEYLENFEPDPLRYCLAANAPETRDSDFTWADFQRRNNNELADIFGNFVNRSFAFIEKYFSSRIPEASAISGEEEKFLNRLDSEKKHVGDLLERFEAKRALQRVMNLAKDANRYFDSKQPWATRITNNKDCAATMYVCAKAVETLGLLAEPFMPFTSEKIRRMLGLRRQGWDDSSRIESGMTIGKLEILFPKVDDKTIELERNKLGKGGEKVEQVTIDEFSRMDLRVAHVVEVEKVEGAKNLIKMKVDIGGETRQIVAGIAQWYSVDDLKNKDIVVIVNLKPATIRGVESHGMLLAAEEGDNVVLLVPDRKIGAGTKVH